The Kitasatospora paranensis genome has a window encoding:
- a CDS encoding LLM class F420-dependent oxidoreductase, whose amino-acid sequence MTAPYEPLHHTEAAPPRWGITLPLPGLTIDRHRFLVERLPDLGYTDVWSAEGGGTDAFTPLAATAAWSSGLRIGTGIVPVHTRGPAVLAQTAATLAQLAPGRLLLGIGASVPAHVTDINGIPFDEPFKRTRDVLRFVTRALRGEHIAGDFDTFSITGYRLPHPPADPVKVILGALRPGMLKLGFTEGDGAITNLLFPQDVPKVLDAVGPQPPGKELVVKVFVCPTEDTDYAHRATRPFLAWILNRDPYRKFHEWLGNGDLLAETHERWAAGDPEGAQKALPDEVVDGLFISGSPEECRERILQYHRPGVTTIQLYVSLPPEVFVSRARLLDTLARLGPAAGR is encoded by the coding sequence ATGACCGCCCCGTACGAACCGCTCCACCACACCGAGGCGGCACCGCCCCGGTGGGGCATCACCCTCCCGCTGCCGGGCCTCACCATCGACCGGCACCGCTTCCTCGTCGAGCGGCTCCCCGACCTCGGCTACACCGACGTCTGGAGCGCGGAGGGCGGCGGTACGGACGCCTTCACCCCGCTGGCGGCCACCGCCGCGTGGTCGTCGGGCCTGCGGATCGGCACCGGGATCGTCCCGGTGCACACCCGCGGCCCCGCGGTGCTCGCCCAGACCGCCGCCACCCTCGCCCAACTCGCCCCCGGGCGGCTGCTGCTGGGCATCGGCGCGTCGGTTCCGGCGCACGTCACCGACATCAACGGCATCCCGTTCGACGAGCCGTTCAAGCGCACCCGGGACGTCCTGCGGTTCGTCACCCGGGCGCTGCGCGGCGAGCACATCGCCGGCGACTTCGACACCTTCTCGATCACCGGCTACCGGCTGCCGCACCCGCCCGCCGACCCGGTCAAGGTGATCCTCGGCGCGCTGCGCCCCGGCATGCTGAAGCTCGGCTTCACCGAGGGGGACGGCGCCATCACCAACCTGCTGTTCCCCCAGGACGTGCCCAAGGTGCTGGACGCCGTCGGCCCGCAGCCGCCCGGCAAGGAACTGGTCGTCAAGGTCTTCGTCTGCCCCACCGAGGACACCGACTACGCGCACCGCGCCACCCGGCCCTTCCTCGCCTGGATCCTCAACCGGGACCCGTACCGGAAGTTCCACGAGTGGCTCGGGAACGGCGACCTGCTCGCCGAGACCCACGAGCGCTGGGCGGCCGGCGACCCGGAGGGCGCCCAGAAGGCGCTGCCCGACGAGGTCGTCGACGGACTGTTCATCAGCGGCTCCCCGGAGGAGTGCCGCGAACGGATCCTGCAGTACCACCGCCCCGGCGTCACCACCATCCAGCTGTACGTCTCGCTGCCACCCGAGGTCTTCGTCAGCCGGGCCCGGCTGCTGGACACCCTGGCCCGGCTCGGCCCCGCAGCCGGCCGCTGA